The following is a genomic window from Parabacteroides johnsonii DSM 18315.
CTGGATAGTGATCTGCTTTTACAAATTGCAGAAGAACGACCTGTATACAGCTTTGTTTTTACAGGCCCGGAAGACGAAGTGTTCAGTCAACATCCGATACACCGACTCCCTAATGTCTATTTTTTAGGCAAAAAGCCGGTTGAAACTTTACCGGCTTATATCAATAGCTACGATGTCTGCATCAATCCCCAAATGGTCAACGATATTACAAACGGAAATTATCCATTAAAAATAGACGAATACCTGGCTATGGGGAAGCCGATTGTTGCGACCAGTACTCATACCATGCGGGACATTTTTGCGGCACATACATATCTGCCGGCAAATAAAGACGAATATCTTCAAGCCTTAGACAAGGCCCTGAAAGAAATAAATGATCCGATAAAGAAAGAAGAACGTATCTGTTTTGCAGAAACACACAGTTGGGGGCATAGTGTCCAGAAAATTTATAATATTATCGAACAATTTCAAAAGAAGACATTATGAACTATAGAAGTATCTCCGACCTTAATCAGATCATATTAAAGCGCTTATATATCATTCCCAGGGATATCGATCTGGTTGTCGGCATTCCTCGAAGTGGAATGTTTCCGGCAAACCTCCTGGCTCTTTATCTGAATAGGCCTGTGACCGATCTCGGTTCATTTATCAATGGTCATATCTACAAAGCCGGAGAAAGAGGACAGTTCTTTGATTCCCGGCGATACAAAAAAATATTGATCGTCGATGACAGCATTTCGTCTGGGTCAGCTATACAAAAGTGTAAAGAACAAGTCAAACATCTGGAAAATGAGTTTAACATCCGATATTGTGTCGTTTATGCTATTCCCGGTAAAGAAAATATGGTTGATTATGCTTTTGATATCGTTCCTCTTCCTCGTTATTTCCAATGGAATATTCTGAATCACACCGTATTGGAAAAAACCTGTATGGATATAGACGGTGTTTTATGTGTAGATCCCTTACCCGAACAAAATGACGATGGTATATTATATAAAAACTTTATTCTTCATGCGCAGCCTCTATTCATCCCAGGTGCCCCAATTGGCACATTGGTAACTTCCCGTCTGGAAAAATATAGGTCGGAAACAGAAATATGGTTAAAGGCTAACAAGGTTAAATACAACAAATTGGTCATGTTGGATCTACCAAACAAAGAAGCCAGGCAAAAAGCAAACTGTCATGCTTCACATAAAGCAAACGAATATAGACTCAATCCATATAAATTATTTATAGAAAGCTCTTTACCACAAGCTATCGAAATAAATAAAATTACAGGAAAACCCGTTTTATGCACTGAGAACTTCGAGATGATATTTGACTCACAGTCTGTACTGTACAACATAAAAAACGGCCAGTCTTTACCCTTGGTTCGAAAAGGGCTATTAAAACTTAGAGATTTGATTAAAAAAATAATCCGATAGAGATTTCTTATGATAAAACAAAAATCCTGCCACATAGAGACTTTACGTGGAATTGCAATCTTACTTGTTGTGCTGGGGCACGTTATCGGCTCTACATCGGAAGGAGGAATGAAAGTTGCCAATGATTCCTTTTTCAGATATCTATACGATCTTTTTGTAAACATTCGAATGCCTCTCTTCACTGTTATCTCAGGGTGGGTATATGCTTTACATCCCGTAAAGGCTGATAATATTTCCATCTTTCTAAGGAAGAAGGTCAGACGTCTACTATTTCCGATGGTATTTGTCGGTTCCTTATATTTCCTGCTCCAATATTTCATTCCTGGAACAAACAACAAAATGGTATTACCCGATATATGGAAAATTTATATATTTCCTTACAGCATCTACTGGTATTTGCCTGCCCTGTTCCTTGTTTTTATCGGCATAGCTATCTGTGACATAAGAAAATATCTGAATACCATATCCAGATGGTATATTCTTATGATTGTAGCCTGCCTATTATGCTATTCTGAATTAACAGGTATAATACCAAGGTCCGTTCCTAATTATTTTGCATTTAAAAATGCGTTCTACTTATCGCCTTTCTTCCTTACCGGTGTAGGTATTGTCAGGTTCAAAGAGAGACTATCAAGCCCGGTAATGCTAAAAATATATTTAGCGGGCCTTATTATAGGAATTGTTTTACAACAAATGAATTTCTTTTACCCGCATATTACAACATTTTATACCAAATATCATTTATCAATCATTATTGGTATTCTTTCCTCCTCATTTTTAGTCAACTTAAAACTAAACAATCGCTTTTTTATCTGGTTAGCCCAATATGCATACACAATCTATCTATATCATGGTTTTGGCACATCAGGAGGTCGTATTATCCTTTCAGGGATAGGCATACAAAACGAATTTCTTGTATTTCTGTTTGCTGGATCTATTGCAACCTTCTGTCCTATATTAGTGGAAAAAGTCTGTAAAAAGTGGAAAATTTCAAGTAGGCTGTTTTTAGGGACTGTACCCCACAAATAAATTGAAAAGACTTCCTACTTCCTGATAGGGTAACCGTATCAAAATTCTAATACCCTACATTTTATCACACAATCAAGCCTTTTTTTGCAAAAACAACTTGAGAAGCTGCTTGAGACCCGGATATCGGAGTACCGAGACCCGTATGTTGAAAGGCAGGAGATCCGGGTCTCGGAGAGCTGTGACAGGGATGTCGGACAACTTTTCCGCCTTGTTTGGCAGGATTTTATACACTGTTTCTCTTCTTAATCCGGGGAAATACGTCGTTTTTAATAAAAATCCGCTTCTATCTGTCTATATGTTTTTTGCTCATAATTCACATAAACAACATATTATCAATCAAATAAAGAAATATATAAGATGATAGTATGATAGAGGCATGATAGTTGAGAATAGAGACTATCATAACTCAATAAATTGATAATCAATAGTAACTAAGTAATAATGATAGTATGATAGTTGTTTTGTAAATATTCATACAAGATACAAAATACGATATTTAGTTGCGATTTTAGTGTAGTTGTCCTAACTCCCTGACAAAAAGTGAGCGAAACCGTATCAAAGCATAAGTGATTCCATAAATTAACTGCTGGAATCCCCTTGTCCGATTGAAGTAGGGAGTGAGTTTGAGAAGAGGTGAATCGGCATCTCCCAAATAGATGTAATCGGCATAGATTCTATCAGGCAATAACAAATGAAGTATTTGTTCCCGCTCTTCTTCATAAAGTTTCTGGTTCACACTACTGATCCCAGTCTGGTCGTACCGGGCAACTATTACATCAAGATGTGCATAGCTACATTGACGGAAAATCAGACACTCTATAAAAAATTTCCAATCTGAGGCAATCCGATAAGTTTCGTCATACAAATGATCATTAAACAGTGTCCGCCTCAAAAAAGAAGCTTGATGATTCGGATGCGTCTTGTACAAAGTCAACATTGTGATAGGAGTCGGATAGGCAACTCCTTTCGGGTGACGGTCACTGGCATACTTTCCAAACAAAATATCTTCGGTAGGATCAGAAGCGAATATATTTTCCAGGACCGTCGGATCTTCAAAAAGGTCACCCGAATTCATAAAATTATAATAAAGACCTGTGGCTTGACGAATACCTTTATTCATTGCATGATAAATACCTCCGTCGGGTTCCGACACCCAATACGTAATCCGATCAGCAAAGTTTTCGATTATCTCCCGGCTTCCGTCAGTTGATCCGCCATCTATTACAATTGATTCATAATCAGTGAAAGTTTGAGCAAAAAGACTTTCAAGCGTTCTTTTCAAGCCATCCGCATTATTGTAGTTAACTGTGATAACTGATACTTTTTTCATTATCTGCAAAATTTATTTTTTAATAATTGTACAAGCTGGAAAAACCGGCCTAAAAAATCTTTCATTCCTGTAGCACCAAACAGTAATAAGAAGAAATAACAGAAAGTAAAAGGGAGCACCGTCAAACAAGCATACCCGATCAGATTGCTAAAATTTCTTTCTGGCTTGAAAGGAACCCATCGGCTTAGCAAGGTAAAGAGAAAAAAACCAACAGCAAACAAAAAATAATAACGGATTGTCTGCTTCCAATAAACTTTAACCGGAAGCTTAAAACCGGTAGAAAACAAATAATAAGGTTTCCAAAAAACAATGATTGGCAAGATACTGGCTATTTTACCCAGTAATACTCCTGCTATACCCAAATAATAAGCAGCAGTGATAGTGACCGCAAGATTCACAACACCTTCCACCCAAGCAGTCCAGACATCGGCATATAGGCCATGAGCATGATTAAAAATATCTACCACTCCCCGTGTTTGCATAACAAAGACAGTGATCATTAAAAGGATTAGTACACTCTGGCCAAGTAAATATTTCGATCCCAACCAGAGAGTGATGAAAGGCGGCAACAGATGAAAAAGACCAAAAACGACTACACCTGCTATAAAATAGCGAATAGCTGTAAGTTCCCAAAAAACCTTCATAATCTTTTGCTGATCTCCTTCGGCAATCAATTGTCCTACACCCGCACTGACGTTGTCGAGAGCGGTGGAGATGATTTGATTTATTTTTGTGATAATGAGGGTATAATTTCCGTAATATGCAACCATTTTCAGCGAAACAAAAGCGAAGATCATGATTTCGTCACTTCTATTCAGTAAGAAATCTTTAATTTTATGTATAAATATCTGCCTGGTATATACGAATAATCGGGGATTTTTCTCCAGTAGTCGTTTACCATCAGAAAGATTACTTTTTAACCACGGATATTCCTTATCGATTTTCCAGTTCAAGATCAAACAACTGATTATACTAAA
Proteins encoded in this region:
- a CDS encoding lipopolysaccharide biosynthesis protein; translated protein: MMNESRSYKSLLNAQIGLIFYLVTLALSFVSRKIFLDNLGVEFIGLTGTLTNILGFLNLAEFGIGSAISFFLYKPLQVADRGRISELISIFGYVYRKIGCMIGAGGIVVSLFFPLIFKQTPMEFGIIYFVFYCYLGSSLIGYFINYRQVLLTADQKNYIVTAYFQTASIIKTLVQILLAWYFKKLFIWISIEFLFSIISCLILNWKIDKEYPWLKSNLSDGKRLLEKNPRLFVYTRQIFIHKIKDFLLNRSDEIMIFAFVSLKMVAYYGNYTLIITKINQIISTALDNVSAGVGQLIAEGDQQKIMKVFWELTAIRYFIAGVVVFGLFHLLPPFITLWLGSKYLLGQSVLILLMITVFVMQTRGVVDIFNHAHGLYADVWTAWVEGVVNLAVTITAAYYLGIAGVLLGKIASILPIIVFWKPYYLFSTGFKLPVKVYWKQTIRYYFLFAVGFFLFTLLSRWVPFKPERNFSNLIGYACLTVLPFTFCYFFLLLFGATGMKDFLGRFFQLVQLLKNKFCR
- a CDS encoding glycosyltransferase family 2 protein — encoded protein: MKKVSVITVNYNNADGLKRTLESLFAQTFTDYESIVIDGGSTDGSREIIENFADRITYWVSEPDGGIYHAMNKGIRQATGLYYNFMNSGDLFEDPTVLENIFASDPTEDILFGKYASDRHPKGVAYPTPITMLTLYKTHPNHQASFLRRTLFNDHLYDETYRIASDWKFFIECLIFRQCSYAHLDVIVARYDQTGISSVNQKLYEEEREQILHLLLPDRIYADYIYLGDADSPLLKLTPYFNRTRGFQQLIYGITYALIRFRSLFVRELGQLH
- a CDS encoding acyltransferase family protein; its protein translation is MIKQKSCHIETLRGIAILLVVLGHVIGSTSEGGMKVANDSFFRYLYDLFVNIRMPLFTVISGWVYALHPVKADNISIFLRKKVRRLLFPMVFVGSLYFLLQYFIPGTNNKMVLPDIWKIYIFPYSIYWYLPALFLVFIGIAICDIRKYLNTISRWYILMIVACLLCYSELTGIIPRSVPNYFAFKNAFYLSPFFLTGVGIVRFKERLSSPVMLKIYLAGLIIGIVLQQMNFFYPHITTFYTKYHLSIIIGILSSSFLVNLKLNNRFFIWLAQYAYTIYLYHGFGTSGGRIILSGIGIQNEFLVFLFAGSIATFCPILVEKVCKKWKISSRLFLGTVPHK
- a CDS encoding phosphoribosyltransferase, producing the protein MNYRSISDLNQIILKRLYIIPRDIDLVVGIPRSGMFPANLLALYLNRPVTDLGSFINGHIYKAGERGQFFDSRRYKKILIVDDSISSGSAIQKCKEQVKHLENEFNIRYCVVYAIPGKENMVDYAFDIVPLPRYFQWNILNHTVLEKTCMDIDGVLCVDPLPEQNDDGILYKNFILHAQPLFIPGAPIGTLVTSRLEKYRSETEIWLKANKVKYNKLVMLDLPNKEARQKANCHASHKANEYRLNPYKLFIESSLPQAIEINKITGKPVLCTENFEMIFDSQSVLYNIKNGQSLPLVRKGLLKLRDLIKKIIR